A single window of Hymenobacter sp. APR13 DNA harbors:
- a CDS encoding slipin family protein codes for MLTLYIFLALGLVLLFMGLCIAQEYERAIVFRLGRYVGQRGPGLYWIIPFIERRQTIDIRTKTVDLEQQETITKDSVTIKVNAVLWFKVVDPANAIIKVANFNQAVYQLAVTALRNIIGQHQLDEVLRGRQQINASLLQLVDAATEPWGVKIELVEIKDVEIPESMQRAMAREAEAIREKRARIIKAEAELEASVKLTQGAREMENSPMALELRRMQMLSEIGIDNNTTTVVLIPSEFTNLARGFAQGQSATTVS; via the coding sequence TTGGGGCTGGTGTTGCTCTTTATGGGCCTGTGCATTGCGCAGGAATACGAACGGGCCATTGTGTTTCGGCTGGGCCGGTATGTAGGGCAGCGCGGGCCGGGGCTGTACTGGATTATCCCGTTCATTGAGCGCCGGCAAACCATCGACATCCGCACCAAAACCGTGGACCTGGAGCAGCAGGAAACCATCACTAAAGACAGCGTCACCATCAAGGTGAATGCCGTGCTCTGGTTTAAGGTGGTGGATCCAGCCAACGCCATCATCAAGGTGGCCAACTTCAACCAGGCCGTTTACCAGCTGGCCGTTACGGCACTGCGCAACATCATCGGGCAGCACCAGCTGGATGAGGTTCTGCGCGGCCGCCAGCAGATCAACGCCTCCCTGCTGCAGCTGGTAGACGCCGCCACCGAGCCCTGGGGCGTGAAGATTGAGCTGGTGGAAATCAAGGATGTGGAGATTCCCGAATCCATGCAGCGCGCCATGGCCCGCGAGGCCGAGGCCATCCGCGAGAAGCGGGCCCGCATCATCAAGGCCGAAGCCGAGCTGGAAGCCAGCGTGAAGCTCACGCAGGGAGCCCGCGAGATGGAAAATAGCCCTATGGCCCTGGAACTGCGCCGCATGCAGATGCTCTCGGAAATCGGCATTGACAACAACACGACCACCGTGGTGCTCATTCCGTCGGAGTTCACCAACCTGGCCCGCGGCTTTGCCCAAGGGCAGTCGGCTACCACGGTTTCGTAA
- a CDS encoding aspartate kinase — MKVLKFGGTSVGSAQRMREVAELIHAPHERRIVVLSAMSGTTNTLVGIAELLRAEDVAAATARIEIMRQDYLMVARELLPDAALAAAASKDLDTVFRTLFDLTRQPLSASGERVILAQGELLSTCLFHHYLTSVLHRDAVLLPALEFMRLDHNDEPDADYIREHLQAQLAQHEGRPLFVTQGYICRNAHGKTDNLKRGGSDYSASLIGAAADATEIQIWTDIDGLHNNDPRVVEGTYPIRELSFDEAAELAYFGAKILHPSSILPAAKHGIPVRLLNTMQPEAPGTLISSQTGSEPIKAVAAKDGLVAINIKSSRMLLAHGFLRSVFEVFERHRTSIDMITTSEVAVSLTIDDATHLPQILEELRGFGTVEVDRDQTIICLVGNLIQETNGAARLVFDSLADVPLRMISYGGSPNNISLLVHSSDKVRTLKALNAGLFQRA, encoded by the coding sequence ATGAAAGTTCTCAAGTTTGGCGGTACGTCCGTCGGGTCGGCGCAGCGGATGCGCGAGGTAGCCGAGCTGATTCATGCGCCCCATGAGCGGCGCATCGTGGTGCTGTCGGCCATGAGCGGCACCACCAACACGCTGGTAGGCATTGCCGAGCTGCTGCGCGCCGAGGACGTGGCCGCCGCCACGGCCCGCATCGAAATCATGCGCCAAGACTACCTGATGGTGGCCCGCGAGCTGCTGCCCGATGCCGCCCTGGCCGCCGCCGCCAGCAAAGACCTCGACACCGTATTCCGCACCCTGTTCGACCTCACGCGGCAGCCGCTGTCGGCCTCGGGTGAGCGGGTGATTCTGGCCCAGGGCGAGCTGCTGAGCACCTGCCTGTTTCACCACTACCTGACCAGCGTGCTGCACCGCGACGCCGTGTTGCTGCCGGCGCTGGAGTTCATGCGCCTCGACCACAACGACGAGCCCGACGCCGACTACATCCGGGAGCACCTGCAGGCGCAGCTGGCGCAGCATGAAGGCCGGCCGCTGTTCGTCACGCAGGGCTACATCTGCCGCAATGCGCATGGCAAAACCGATAACCTCAAGCGCGGCGGCTCCGACTACTCGGCCTCGCTGATCGGGGCCGCCGCCGATGCCACCGAAATCCAGATCTGGACCGACATCGATGGGCTGCACAACAACGACCCGCGCGTGGTGGAAGGCACCTACCCGATCCGCGAGCTGTCGTTTGACGAGGCCGCCGAGCTGGCGTACTTCGGGGCCAAGATTCTGCACCCCAGCTCCATTCTGCCGGCCGCCAAGCACGGCATTCCGGTGCGCCTGCTGAACACCATGCAGCCCGAAGCGCCCGGCACGCTCATTTCCAGTCAGACCGGTTCCGAGCCCATCAAGGCCGTGGCGGCCAAAGACGGGCTGGTGGCCATCAACATCAAGTCGAGCCGGATGCTGCTGGCGCACGGTTTCCTGCGCAGCGTGTTCGAGGTGTTCGAGCGGCACCGCACGTCCATCGACATGATTACGACCTCGGAAGTGGCCGTGTCGCTCACCATCGACGACGCCACCCACCTGCCCCAGATTCTGGAGGAGCTGCGCGGCTTCGGCACCGTGGAAGTGGACCGCGACCAGACCATTATCTGCCTCGTCGGCAACCTGATCCAGGAAACCAACGGCGCTGCCCGCCTCGTATTCGACTCACTGGCCGACGTGCCGCTGCGCATGATTTCGTACGGCGGCTCGCCCAACAACATCAGCCTGCTGGTGCACTCCTCCGACAAAGTACGCACCCTGAAAGCCCTGAACGCCGGCCTGTTTCAGCGAGCCTAA